The Drosophila bipectinata strain 14024-0381.07 chromosome 2L, DbipHiC1v2, whole genome shotgun sequence genome has a segment encoding these proteins:
- the Naa20B gene encoding N-alpha-acetyltransferase 20, whose translation MTTVREFVLDDLFKFNHIAFDPLVEVYSLPFLFPKIIEHPELALSVVAPDNRLMGFVLGCRIVDTEETIGDGKDLGSSHGHVSSLAVSNDYRRLGLATLLLENLRDKMNHRNDLFMDLFVRAKNEHAIRLYESLGYVKYRWLPQFYADDHGYDMKLPLSKDVERKSLEGITINKLYSFGDMLLYLIMMYLIGIRDLVFGDIFKEN comes from the coding sequence ATGACCACCGTTCGTGAATTCGTCCTGGACGATCTGTTCAAGTTCAACCACATAGCCTTCGATCCGTTGGTGGAGGTGTATTCTCTGCCCTTTTTGTTCCCGAAAATAATCGAGCACCCCGAGCTGGCCCTTTCGGTAGTGGCTCCAGATAATCGGCTCATGGGCTTCGTCCTGGGCTGCCGCATTGTGGATACCGAAGAGACTATTGGCGATGGAAAGGATCTGGGCTCGAGTCACGGCCACGTTTCCTCATTAGCAGTATCAAACGATTATCGTCGCCTGGGTCTGGCCACCCTACTTTTGGAGAATCTACGGGACAAGATGAACCACAGGAACGACTTGTTCATGGATCTCTTTGTGAGGGCGAAGAATGAGCATGCCATCCGATTGTACGAGTCCTTGGGATATGTCAAGTACCGCTGGCTGCCCCAATTCTATGCCGATGATCATGGTTACGATATGAAATTGCCGCTTTCTAAAGATGTCGAGCGAAAGTCCTTGGAAGGAATTACTATAAACAAGCTCTATAGCTTTGGCGATATGCTACTCTATCTGATTATGATGTACCTAATCGGAATAAGAGATCTGGTTTTTGGTGACATTTTTAAGGAGAATTAG
- the LOC108131094 gene encoding uncharacterized protein produces MQFLCIFAFAALALGSGSVASGASLPTSGEPSVFSSDPRPGSGPAEEYVEVSPAGDGSVVVVSPAGSIDFGGLQYDAVTPPTSDQFGSTAVTPCSLSSTDLNECIRGLIQTFAPKLRYQGVPEYNMGSIDPYFYKRGIFRYANDGIQGGLLIKNMEIYGISTLQVNSVAANFTENGFVIKLGVELPQLKAGGHFKADVKFGGLRLVPKGPFNITIDNIKATILTDGHIEQLPSGQQRLSLHRLNANVNIGDAKVVANGIFSDRNLNGMILNLVNENLPEITRVGIPATREQWAPILIAHINEFFAKVPIEKFLVQ; encoded by the exons atgcaattCCTTTGCATCTTTGCCTTTGCCGCCCTGGCACTCGGAAGTGGATCGGTGGCCAGTGGCGCCTCGCTGCCCACATCCGGCGAGCCGAGCGTGTTCAGCAGCGATCCCAGGCCCGGCTCCGGTCCGGCCGAGGAGTATGTGGAGGTCTCGCCGGCGGGCGACGGCAGCGTGGTGGTGGTCTCGCCCGCTGGGTCAATCGATTTTGGCGGTTTGCAGTACGATGCAG TTACACCACCGACTAGCGACCAGTTCGGCTCGACTGCCGTAACACCCTGTAGTCTCAGTTCGACGGATCTGAATGAGTGCATTCGGGGTCTGATCCAGACATTCGCCCCCAAGCTGAGGTATCAGGGAGTGCCGGAGTACAACATGGGATCGATCGATCCGTACTTCTACAAGCGGGGTATCTTCCGGTACGCCAACGACGGCATTCAGGGCGGACTCCTGATCAAGAACATGGAGATCTACGGCATCAGCACGCTGCAGGTCAACAGTGTGGCGGCCAATTTCACCGAAAACGGGTTCGTGATCAAGctgggcgtggagttgccccAACTGAAGGCTGGCGGACACTTCAAGGCGGACGTCAAGTTCGGTGGCCTGCGCCTGGTGCCCAAGGGTCCCTTCAACATTACCATCG ACAACATCAAGGCCACCATTCTGACCGACGGACACATCGAGCAGTTGCCCAGTGGACAGCAGCGTCTCAGCTTACACCGCCTGAATGCCAATGTCAATATCGGCGATGCCAAGGTGGTGGCCAATGGCATCTTCTCTGACCGGAATCTGA ATGGCATGATCCTGAATCTGGTTAACGAGAATCTGCCGGAGATAACTCGAGTCGGTATTCCCGCCACCCGCGAACAATGGGCTCCCATTCTGATCGCCCACATCAACGAGTTCTTTGCTAAGGTTCCTATCGAGAAATTCCTGGTTCAATGA
- the l(2)k05911 gene encoding serine proteinase stubble — protein MFAFLRVLLLCVHLLHFKIITGVDLPSESGWMAGASEWQSGEIKAAPEAGLVLVNATAEDTINLKADASASTLNRKARQYLFDPNLLLLQGGLTGGWEGSRCLTARGQPGVCVRIDSCRQYYRVARQLTFITLRQWPQNSGLGLNGNLCNFFDQLGRINNGICCTDIDANTFGVFPIPGATPTTTTTTEKPLSGEDEVAVSVDAPEEEPANEEAPQPEDPIDNPNSVEDTPDFQDVNTLPETDNQPVEPGQDEKQDPEQEQEEVQPPVAAQPGTTIYPYQWPFGTFAGGVAQWPPPLPTHPPTTGGWPPPLPTHPPNHHYPTHPTTAGVPSTKRTTPRPPAPRPTTTRRPTYPSYPTTTAPPTTTTTRRPSSGTSAEGLPLQCGNKNPVSPDQERIVGGINASPHEFPWIAVLFKSGKQFCGGSLITNSHILTAAHCVARMTSWDVAALTAHLGDYNIRTDFEVQHVSRRIKRLVRHKGFEFSTLHNDIAILTLSEPVSFTREIQPICLPTSPSQQSRSYSGQVATVAGWGSLRENGPQPSILQKVDIPIWANAECARKYGRAAPGGIIESMICAGQAAKDSCSGDSGGPMIINDGGRYTQVGIVSWGIGCGKGQYPGVYTRVTSLLPWIYKNIK, from the exons atgtttgcatttttgcgAGTTTTATTACTTTGTGTGCATTTGCtgcattttaaaataattaccgGAGTAGATCTTCCATCTGAGTCGGGGTGGATGGCAGGAGCTTCTGAGTGGCAAAGTGGTGAAATAAAAGCGGCGCCCGAGGCAGGATTGGTATTGGTTAATGCCACAGCAGAGGATACAATTAATCTGAAAGCTGATG CCTCCGCTTCAACTTTGAATCGCAAAGCTCGGCAATACCTCTTTGATCCTAATCTTCTCCTGCTGCAAGGTGGCCTAACCGGTGGGTGGGAGGGATCCAGATGCCTCACTGCCCGGGGTCAACCAGGAGTATGTGTCCGCATCGATTCCTGCCGCCAATACTACAGGGTGGCACGTCAATTGACCTTCATCACACTTCGCCAGTGGCCTCAGAACTCAGGGCTGGGTCTGAACGGAAATCTATGCAACTTCTTCGACCAACTGGGAAGGATCAATAACGGAATATGTTGCACCGACATAGATGCCAATACTTTTGGAGTGTTTCCAATACCCGGAGCAactccaacaacaaccacGACGACAGAGAAACCTTTGAGTGGTGAAGACGAGGTGGCTGTGAGTGTGGACGCGCCGGAGGAAGAGCCAGCGAACGAGGAAGCTCCACAACCAGAAGATCCTATCGATAACCCGAATAGCGTCGAGGATACTCCTGATTTCCAGGATGTGAATACGCTGCCCGAGACTGATAACCAGCCGGTAGAACCAGGACAGGATGAGAAGCAGGACCcagagcaggagcaggaggaggtaCAGCCACCGGTGGCAGCCCAGCCTGGCACTACCATATATCCCTACCAATGGCCATTTGGCACCTTTGCTGGCGGCGTGGCCCAGTGGCCGCCTCCGCTGCCCACGCATCCGCCCACAACTGGTGGCTGGCCACCACCATTACCCACCCATCCCCCCAACCACCATTACCCCACGCACCCAACCACCGCCGGAGTACCAAGCACAAAGCGCACCACCCCTCGACCACCTGCCCCCCGACCAACCACAACCAGGCGTCCAACCTATCCCAGTTACCCCACAACCACCGCACCCCCAACCACGACCACCACAAGGCGGCCTTCCAGTGGAACAAGCGCTGAAGGACTACCGCTGCAGTGCGGCAACAAGAATCCCGTTTCCCCGGACCAGGAGAGGATCGTGGGCGGCATCAACGCAAGTCCACACGAGTTCCCTTGGATCGCGGTGCTCTTCAAGTCCGGAAAGCAGTTCTGTGGTGGCAGTCTCATAACCAACAGTCACATCCTCACGGCCGCTCATTGTGTGGCACG CATGACCTCGTGGGATGTGGCAGCCTTGACGGCGCACCTGGGCGACTACAATATCCGGACAGACTTTGAAGTGCAGCACGTTTCCCGGAGGATTAAGAGACTGGTTCGCCACAAAGGATTCGAATTTAGCACTTTG CACAACGACATCGCCATACTGACTTTAAGTGAGCCAGTGTCCTTCACCCGCGAAATCCAACCGATTTGCCTGCCAACCTCGCCGTCGCAACAATCGCGGTCCTACAGCGGACAGGTGGCCACTGTGGCCGGATGGGGCAGTCTGCGGGAGAACGGACCTCAACCGTCGATCCTCCAAAAGGTGGACATACCCATCTGGGCAAACGCGGAGTGTGCCAGGAAATACGGAAGAGCGGCGCCCGGCGGTATAATCGAGTCAATGATCTGCGCCGGGCAAGCGGCCAAGGACTCGTGTAGT GGCGACTCTGGTGGTCCTATGATCATCAACGATGGTGGCCGATACACACAGGTGGGCATTGTGTCCTGGGGAATTGGCTGCGGAAAGGGTCAATATCCTGGCGTCTATACTCGTGTCACATCGCTGCTGCCCTGGATCTACAAGaatatcaaataa
- the LOC108131174 gene encoding N-alpha-acetyltransferase 20, with amino-acid sequence MTSLREMCFDDLFKINSLAFDSLTEMYSLTFFAKHLLEFPELSQIAIAPGPEGSRMGYIFGVYHLPKNKIMYGHVASLTVSPAYRRIGVATTLMDYFDKILDFKGANYVDLYMRISNKAAYKLYCSLGYALRGTAKDYYPDQPNPEDAYEMRKYFPRPLEVQAVG; translated from the coding sequence atgacaaGTCTTAGGGAAATGTGTTTCGATGATCTCTTTAAAATCAACTCCCTGGCATTTGACTCTCTAACCGAAATGTACAGCTTGACCTTCTTCGCGAAGCATCTCCTGGAGTTCCCAGAACTAAGTCAGATAGCCATTGCCCCCGGTCCGGAAGGCAGTCGAATGGGCTATATCTTTGGGGTCTACCACCTGCCAAAAAATAAGATAATGTATGGCCACGTTGCTTCATTGACTGTCTCCCCGGCATATAGACGTATCGGAGTGGCCACCACATTGATGGACTACTTCGACAAGATCCTGGATTTCAAAGGAGCTAACTACGTCGACCTCTATATGAGAATCAGCAATAAAGCTGCCTACAAGCTGTATTGTTCGCTGGGATATGCCCTTCGCGGAACTGCTAAGGACTATTATCCGGACCAGCCCAACCCGGAAGATGCCTACGAAATGAGAAAGTACTTTCCCCGGCCTCTGGAGGTTCAAGCTGTAGGATAA
- the Jhbp13 gene encoding uncharacterized protein Jhbp13, whose translation MHYTIGVLCLLISFHCCLSVPASPRDYKVFADLPTCSTEEDQLSDCIKQIFNTLNPRLKDGNTDLKIPPYEPLVLNRTSFQYSSGNVNGRITMKNAKIYGFSANTAKEVNAKYKDGKVKLRFLTFLPKLNIAGQYKADLQVNQLQIKPKGDFNVTLTNVEVTTITDGEVYEKDGHRFFRMKNIDSNPKIGDLHIKANGIFQDPELDKIALDVANQYWRDIYGIMLPETRQYWQPLLLRIFNEVLELVPIDAFLKD comes from the exons ATGCATTACACAATAGGAGTTTTGTGTCTGCTGATCAGTTTTCACTGCTGCCTCAGTGTCCCAGCATCTCCCAGGGATTATAAAGTTTTTGCAG ACCTGCCAACATGCTCCACGGAAGAGGATCAGCTGAGCGACTGTATTAAGCAGATTTTCAACACACTAAACCCACGTCTAAAGGACGGCAACACGGATCTGAAGATTCCGCCCTATGAGCCTCTCGTCCTGAATCGCACCAGCTTCCAATACTCCAGTGGCAATGTCAACGGTCGTATAACCATGAAGAATGCCAAAATATACGGATTTTCTGCAAACACGGCCAAAGAGGTCAACGCCAAGTACAAGGATGGGAAGGTCAAGCTGCGCTTTCTCACCTTTCTCCCAAAACTGAACATTGCCGGCCAGTATAAGGCGGACTTGCAGGTTAATCAGCTGCAAATAAAGCCCAAAGGCGACTTTAATGTGACTCTTA cCAATGTGGAGGTCACTACTATCACTGATGGCGAGGTCTATGAGAAGGATGGACATCGCTTCTTCCGAATGAAGAATATTGACAGTAATCCAAAGATTGGGGACTTACACATCAAGGCCAATGGCATTTTCCAGGATCCAGAACTTG ACAAAATTGCACTTGACGTAGCCAATCAGTATTGGCGCGATATCTATGGCATAATGCTACCCGAGACCCGTCAGTATTGGCAACCCCTTTTATTGCGTATTTTCAACGAGGTTTTAGAACTGGTTCCCATCGACGCATTTCTCAAGGACTAA